The region TGCTGATCTCGATTGTCATTTGGCAGGCCTGCGATCCGTTTGCCGACGCGGCCCAGTGGGTCGGCGAGACATTGCGTTTGCCCGGTTCGGTTCGTGGAGCAACGCTCGACGCGGTGGCGAGCAGCATGCCGGAACTATTCAGCGGGATCTTCTTTGTCGTCGTCGCGGTAATGAGCGTCCAAAGTGATTCGGTCGCCGACATGGCTTCGACGGGCGCCGAAGGGTACGGCAGCACGCTCGCCACATGTGCGGGAAGTGCCGTCTATAACATGATTTTAATTCCTGCGTTCTGTGCGCTGGTGATCTCGATTTATCGCAAATCAAAACCGACCGTCGATGTCGAACGCGAGGTGATTACCCGCGATGGGTTTTGGTTCATTGCCTGCGAATTGGTGCTGATCCTGTTCCTGTTCAACGATCGCATGTATTGGTGGATGGGGCTGGTCTTCATCTGCATGTATATCGCTTACATCGTGCACTTGTTCATCGATGCAAAACGGTATCAGCACGCGATGGATGCGATTCATGCTCACCTGGGCGAAGTCGGTCACGATACGCCCACCGAGCAAATCGTTGCCACGCTGCAGGAAGAAAAGATCAAAGCGACCCATACGCTGGTCGATAAGATCAAACGCTCTGCCGACGAGGATGAAGAAGAGGACGAAGCCGACACCGCGGGCGCCTTCTACGGAATGTTCGACATTCCGCTGAATGGTGTCACCGCCACCGTCGTGCTGCTGACATGCACGGCTTTGGCAGCCATCTCTTGCTATTGGCTGGTTGAAGTCACCAACGAAACGGCTCACGCGTTGAACGTGCCGGTCTTTTTTGTTGCGGTGATCTTAGCAGCAGCCGCTTCCAGTGTGCCTGACACGTTTCTTTCGATGGGTGCTGCGATGCGGGGCGACGACTCCGGCGCGGTCTCGAACGTGTTTGGTTCGAACATCTTCGACATCTGCATTTGCCTTTCGATTCCGCTGCTGGTGAACTCGTATTTAATCGGCTGGGAACCGGTGTTGTTGATTCAAGATGGCAAACCGATTGAAGGCTTAGTCGACTTGCGTTTGCTGCTGGTGACGTTCTCGGCGATCACCCTCGGCGTACTGTGGCACAAGCATCAATTGACGCGCGGCAAGTCGCTGTTCCTGATGTTTCTGTACGCGTTGTTCATCGCCTACGCAGTTGCCGGATCGTTCGGTTTCAGCATCGTCGGCTGGTTTGGTTGGTAGACCGAATCAACCGAACCATGCGAATGATAGGGTGGTCCGGGTTTGCAAACCCAGACCACCCCTCCACAGCGCATGCCGCGGCTTGAATGCGGTTGTGATTGCCTGAATCTTCCCCCTTAAATTCTCCGAAAATTTAGAGGCATCGCGTCCTTTTCTTTTGTAGACTGGCGAACGTCGCGTCTCTCGCGACATCACCCAACCAACACCCTTTCTCATCCTACGATCTGTCTACTACTCACTTGTCGATAAAGGGAATCCAAACGATGGGATTACTTGATTCGCTGTTTGGAGGAATGGAAGGTTCCTCGAAGCTGACGCCACAAGAATCGTTTGCTGGCATCCTGATGGGCGCCAGCGGCTGTGATGGACACATAGCTGACGAAGAAGTGAACAGCTTGATTACCTGCTTAGTCCGCATGAAGCTGTACCAACGTTACGATGGTCGGCAATACGGAAAAACCTTGAATAAGCTGCACGGATTTATGAAAAAGAAAGGGGTCGATGCCCTGATCGATTCGTGCACCGCAACGCTTCCCAAAGAGTTGGCCAAAGCTGCGTTCGCCAACGCGTGCGACATTGTGCTCGCCGATGGGATTGTGGAACCGGACGAGAAGGCTTTCATCGAAAAGCTCCGCGAGAAGCTGAAGATCGAAAGTAAAACGGCCAAGACGATCGCCGAAGTGATGGTCATTAAGAATCGAGGTTAACGACGTTTTCAGACACGTCGCGAAAGCAAAAACCAACCCTTCAGACGATTGGGATTATTCATGTCACTATTCGATGATGTATTGGACGATTCGTCGTTCGCCCCGGAACAGTTCGGTCCGCAGGAAGGTTTCGCTGGCACCCTATTGGCCGCCTCGGCATGCGACGGGCATATCGCCGACGAAGAAGTCGGTGCCCTCGTTACCACGCTCGGCCGCATGAAGATGTACCAGCACGTTCCGCCGCACAAGTTC is a window of Bremerella sp. TYQ1 DNA encoding:
- a CDS encoding sodium:calcium antiporter, which encodes MSQDVDQNHQEDEGGADWVAIGVTILSLILLVVFSPWVLNIQLGFLIIQVVLISIVIWQACDPFADAAQWVGETLRLPGSVRGATLDAVASSMPELFSGIFFVVVAVMSVQSDSVADMASTGAEGYGSTLATCAGSAVYNMILIPAFCALVISIYRKSKPTVDVEREVITRDGFWFIACELVLILFLFNDRMYWWMGLVFICMYIAYIVHLFIDAKRYQHAMDAIHAHLGEVGHDTPTEQIVATLQEEKIKATHTLVDKIKRSADEDEEEDEADTAGAFYGMFDIPLNGVTATVVLLTCTALAAISCYWLVEVTNETAHALNVPVFFVAVILAAAASSVPDTFLSMGAAMRGDDSGAVSNVFGSNIFDICICLSIPLLVNSYLIGWEPVLLIQDGKPIEGLVDLRLLLVTFSAITLGVLWHKHQLTRGKSLFLMFLYALFIAYAVAGSFGFSIVGWFGW
- a CDS encoding tellurite resistance TerB family protein: MGLLDSLFGGMEGSSKLTPQESFAGILMGASGCDGHIADEEVNSLITCLVRMKLYQRYDGRQYGKTLNKLHGFMKKKGVDALIDSCTATLPKELAKAAFANACDIVLADGIVEPDEKAFIEKLREKLKIESKTAKTIAEVMVIKNRG